Proteins from a genomic interval of Rhinoraja longicauda isolate Sanriku21f chromosome 16, sRhiLon1.1, whole genome shotgun sequence:
- the LOC144601190 gene encoding uncharacterized protein LOC144601190 — protein sequence MVGAGWLCVALQSAECPFDCSQTFKTAWDLEIHRRAHTGVKSIVCSTCDKSFEESSGLRHHWRVHSGERPFTCSDCGKGFKSSLDLLMHRRLHTRERPYTCSDCGGKGFIRSISLLEHQRIHTGERPFTCSQCGEGFTCYICLLQHYHMHSSERPFDCSECGKDFYTARDLKIHRRVHMGENPHGCSTYGKSFARLSGLMEHQGCTAVSASPAECVARPLPAPPACWHTALWIGGV from the coding sequence ATGGTGGGGGCAGGATGGCTTTGTGTGGCACTGCAGTCTGCAGAATGTCCCTTCGACTGCAGCCAGACCTTCAAGACGGCGTGGGACCTGGAGATCCACCGGCGGGCGCACACAGGCGTGAAGTCCATTGTCTGCTCCACCTGCGACAAGAGCTTTGAAGAGTCGTCGGGGCTGAGGCACCACTGGCGGGTGCACAGCggtgagcggcccttcacctgctctgactgcggcaagggcttcaagtcGTCGTTGGACCTGTTGATGCACCGGCGTCTGCACACCAGGGAGCGGCCATATACCTGCAGCGACTGCGGCGGCAAGGGCTTCATCCGCTCCATCAGCCTGTTGGAACACCAGCGcatccacaccggcgagcgccccttcacctgctcccAGTGTGGCGAGGGCTTCACCTGCTACATCTGCCTGCTGCAGCACTACCACATGCACTCCAGTGAGAGGCCCTTCGACTGCTCCGAATGCGGCAAGGACTTCTACACAGCGCGGGACCTGAAGATCCACCGGCGGGTGCACATGGGCGAGAACCCCCATGGCTGCTCCACCTATGGCAAGAGCTTTGCCCGGTTGTCGGGGCTGATGGAGCACCAGGGCTGCACGGCAGTGAGCGCTTCACCTGCCGAATGTGTGGCAAGGCCTTTGCCCGCTCCTCCAGCCTGCTGGCACACCGCACTGTGGATAGGCGGCGTTTAA